ATTACCCAATTAAGAGAACTAAATATTAAACTATTAAAAATGGGTTCTATGGTTGAAAATATTATCGAAGTGTCTGTTCAATCCTTAGTAAACAAGGATCTAGATATGGCAAGAAAGGTATACGAGCTGGATGACGAGATAGATGAATTAGAACTGAAGATTGAAAAGGACTGTATGCAGTTACTAGCCCTTCAACAGCCAATGGCAAAGGATTTAAGAATGATAGGAACTATATTGAAAATTATAACGGACTTAGAAAGAATGGGGGATCATGCGGTTAATATTGCTAAGATTACCATTAAAATAGGAGATGCACCTCTTATTAAGCCTCTTATTGATATTCCTAGGATGGCAAAGTTAGCAGAAAACATGGTAAGCAAAAGTCTAGATGCTTTTATGAAGGAAGATGTAGAACTAGCTAAAGAAGTTGCTCTTGAGGATGAAGCAGTAGATGAAATTTATGAAGATATATATATGGAATTGATTGAAATGATGATTGAAAAACCAGAAATTATTCAACAAGCTACCTATCTACTCTTTATTGGTAGGTATTTAGAGCGTATTGCTGATCATGCCACAAATGTAGGAGAACGGATTATTTATATGGTAACAGGGGAAAGGGTGGAAATAAATTAAATAATGTAATATTTATAGCCATGTAATGAATGCAAGATGTCTTGCTGTATCCATTACATGGTTTTTTAGAATTAATATTTTTGGAATTAATAATAGAGGTTTTAAGATTTGATAGAACATATTTTTTTAAAGAGTATATTCAATTTTTTATAAAAAAAAGGAATAAATATTATTAGTATAGAAGAGTATAAAGTGGAACATATTCATTATATATTTGTTTCCTAATTCTCGCTTTATAGAAAGATGAGTTTTAAAACTAAAGTGTATCGGACATGCTTTAAATAGACAGGAAAGGGGGAGATATATTATGAAAAAAATAGGATTAGTACTTGAAGGTGGAGGAATGAGGGGAGTTTATACCAGTGGTGTATTGGACTTTTTTATGGAGAATAATCTGTACTTTCCTTATACAATAGGAGTTTCAGCAGGAGCCGGTAATGCTGTATCCTA
This is a stretch of genomic DNA from Alkaliphilus flagellatus. It encodes these proteins:
- the phoU gene encoding phosphate signaling complex protein PhoU; the encoded protein is MRERFITQLRELNIKLLKMGSMVENIIEVSVQSLVNKDLDMARKVYELDDEIDELELKIEKDCMQLLALQQPMAKDLRMIGTILKIITDLERMGDHAVNIAKITIKIGDAPLIKPLIDIPRMAKLAENMVSKSLDAFMKEDVELAKEVALEDEAVDEIYEDIYMELIEMMIEKPEIIQQATYLLFIGRYLERIADHATNVGERIIYMVTGERVEIN